Sequence from the Saccharomonospora amisosensis genome:
ACTCCGTGAAACCCGACCGAATCAGTGGAGCGCGCGGCCACGATCCCTGCCACACCCGTGCCGGTTCCGAGGCAGTCAGCGGCGCCGCTGGAATCGCTTCGCTGATCGGCGGGTGCGAGGTCAATGGAGTCGGTGACCCGGCCTGCGAGCTGCGGGTGGGTCGCGATCCCGGTGCTGACAACCGCTACACGCTGGCCCGCACCCGTGGACATCGGCCACGCCCGGTCGGGCGAGAGCAGTTGCTGTGCCCAGGGCACCGGCGTGATCTCCGCCCCTGGCTGAACACATTGCTGCTGCGCCGCGACCGGATTCGGCGCGGCCAACAGAGTGATGCCGCCGATCGTCGCGGCGAGCGTCAGACGCAAGAAGTTCTTCAGCGGCACGCGGCGATGCTAGCGGAACCGGCGGCACGCCTGGAAAGTCCAAGGCGCACGGTGCGCTGCCGGTTGCGTCGAGATGAGGAGTTGGGCCATGGAGTTTCGTGAGGAATCGGTCGACCCGGTGTTCCAGGACGTGCTGGACCAGATTCAGCAGATGGCCGAGTCGGTTCCGGACACCCAGCGCCGAATGATGGAACTGACCGGGGTGGCGTGGTCGGACGACCGCATGGTGAAGGTCGTCGTCGGTCCGCGCGGGCAACTTGTTGATCTCCAAATTGACCCACGGGTGTTTCGGCGCCCGGACGCGAGCGAGTTGCAGGCCAAGATCCTCGCGACGGCGCACGCGGCGGTAGCGGACGTCACCGAGCAGCTCAAGGAGATCATGGAGAGCCAGTTCCC
This genomic interval carries:
- a CDS encoding YbaB/EbfC family nucleoid-associated protein — translated: MEFREESVDPVFQDVLDQIQQMAESVPDTQRRMMELTGVAWSDDRMVKVVVGPRGQLVDLQIDPRVFRRPDASELQAKILATAHAAVADVTEQLKEIMESQFPPEIAEIRQKYTPEWEDNFVDLLRSDAEIFAERKEQR